In one Musa acuminata AAA Group cultivar baxijiao chromosome BXJ2-5, Cavendish_Baxijiao_AAA, whole genome shotgun sequence genomic region, the following are encoded:
- the LOC103984017 gene encoding zinc-finger homeodomain protein 1-like — MDFDDHDETEEEMGLPVGSSYETPMPNSPRGGGGARMGGGEGEAGGLGSGNRKVGGGAGGGRYRECLKNHAVGIGGHAVDGCGEFLAAGEDGTLDALRCAACSCHRNFHRKEAEGGEGGRGGGGALEVAGYHHQFSPFYRTAAGYLHHHQPPHHPHMAAVPVAAAAGQQHRLLPLALPSTSGGGGGGWHSRDDQDDVSNPMMGSGGGGGGYAAGGGMGASGSGSHRKRFRTKFTQDQKDKMLVFAERVGWRIQKQDEAAVQQFCDETCVKRHVLKVWMHNNKHTLGKKP; from the coding sequence ATGGATTTCGACGACCACGATGAGACAGAGGAAGAGATGGGCTTGCCGGTGGGTTCGAGCTACGAGACCCCCATGCCGAATTCGCCTCGAGGAGGGGGAGGAGCTAGGATGGGAGGCGGAGAGGGGGAAGCGGGTGGGCTCGGGTCGGGGAACCGGAAGGTGGGCGGCGGCGCAGGAGGAGGAAGGTACAGGGAGTGCTTAAAGAACCACGCGGTGGGGATCGGGGGACACGCGGTGGACGGCTGCGGTGAGTTCTTGGCGGCGGGGGAGGACGGCACGCTCGACGCGCTACGGTGCGCCGCATGCAGCTGCCACCGCAATTTCCACCGGAAGGAAGCGGAGGGCGGCGAGGGAGGAAGAGGTGGAGGGGGAGCGCTGGAGGTAGCCGGGTACCACCACCAGTTCTCCCCGTTCTACCGGACGGCGGCGGGGTACCTACACCATCACCAACCGCCGCACCACCCCCACATGGCGGCCGTGCCAGTCGCGGCGGCGGCTGGGCAGCAGCACAGGCTGCTGCCGCTCGCGCTGCCGTCGACGTCCGGCGGCGGAGGGGGGGGATGGCACAGCCGGGACGACCAGGACGACGTGTCCAACCCGATGATGGGAAGCGGCGGGGGCGGAGGAGGGTATGCGGCGGGCGGCGGGATGGGGGCATCGGGTTCGGGGAGCCACAGGAAGCGGTTCCGGACCAAGTTCACGCAGGACCAGAAGGACAAGATGTTGGTGTTCGCGGAGCGGGTTGGGTGGCGGATCCAGAAGCAAGACGAGGCGGCGGTGCAGCAGTTCTGCGACGAGACGTGCGTCAAGCGCCATGTGCTCAAGGTCTGGATGCACAACAACAAGCACACCCTGGGTAagaaaccctag
- the LOC103984020 gene encoding transport inhibitor response 1-like protein, with protein sequence MREERSDMSEDEDGGGGVEQKERWGPSHGGGGGCGSAKSRGGVWTDPPPPFSDQVLENVLENVLQFLVCRRDRNAASLVCRSWYRAEAQTRGELFIGNCYAVSPRRATDRFRRVRSVVLKGKPRFADFSLVPLGWGAHFSPWASAMATAYPWLERICLKRMSIADYDLSLLAFSFPFFKDLTLICCDGFGTLGLAVIAEKCRHLRVLDLIEAYLEEEEEDEVVDWVSKFPQTTTSLETLGFDCVVSTVNFEALEALVARSPALRQLRVNHHVTVDQLFRLMVRAPQLTHLGTGSFGHPAALALQGDVMEHDADLVSAFAASKSIVSLSGFRDVASQYLPAIYPVCANLTTLNCSFAEITADELKPVIHHCHNLQKFWVLDTVRDEGLQAVAATCKDLRELRVFPLNATEDSEGFVSDVGLAAISQGCRRLRSILYFCQQMTNKAVITMSKNCQELVVFRLCIMGRHLPDHLTKEPMDEGFGAIVMNCKKLTRLAVSGLLTDKAFGYIGKYGKSIRTLSVAFAGDSDVGLRYVLEGCPKLQKLEIRDSPFGDPALLSGIHQYYNMRFLWMNSCKLSIRGCNDVAQRLPRLIVEVIRDRPEADDETVEKLYMYRSLAGPRNDAPPFVMIL encoded by the exons ATGAGAGAGGAGAGGTCGGACATGTCGGAGGACGAGGACGGTGGAGGAGGAGTGGAGCAGAAGGAGCGCTGGGGGCCGTctcatggcggcggcggcggctgcggtTCCGCTAAGAGCCGGGGTGGAGTCTGGACGGATCCGCCGCCGCCCTTCTCCGACCAGGTGCTGGAGAACGTGCTCGAGAATGTCCTCCAGTTCCTGGTGTGTCGCCGGGACCGGAACGCCGCGTCGCTGGTCTGCCGGTCGTGGTACCGGGCGGAGGCCCAGACCCGGGGCGAGCTCTTCATCGGCAACTGCTACGCCGTCTCCCCCCGGCGGGCGACCGACCGGTTCCGCCGCGTCCGGTCGGTCGTCCTCAAGGGCAAGCCCCGGTTCGCTGATTTCAGCCTGGTGCCCCTCGGCTGGGGCGCCCACTTCTCACCCTGGGCCTCCGCCATGGCCACTGCCTACCCCTGGCTCGAGAGGATCTGCCTCAAGCGGATGTCCATCGCCGACTACGACCTCTCCCTCCTCGCcttctccttccccttcttcAAGGATCTCACCCTCATCTGCTGCGACGGGTTCGGCACCCTCGGCCTAGCTGTCATCGCCGAGAAGTGCAG GCATCTGCGGGTGCTAGATCTGATAGAGGCCTatttggaggaagaagaggaggatgaggtCGTGGATTGGGTTTCCAAGTTCCCACAGACAACAACGAGCTTGGAGACACTCGGGTTCGATTGTGTGGTCTCCACAGTCAATTTCGAGGCATTGGAGGCGCTGGTCGCCCGATCTCCTGCCCTCCGGCAGCTGCGGGTGAATCACCATGTCACCGTAGACCAGCTCTTCCGTCTCATGGTGCGGGCGCCCCAGCTCACCCACCTTGGCACAGGGTCCTTCGGACACCCTGCAGCCCTGGCTCTACAAGGAGACGTAATGGAGCATGACGCTGATCTCGTATCTGCCTTTGCTGCCTCCAAGTCGATAGTCTCTCTCTCAGGCTTCCGCGATGTTGCATCTCAGTACCTCCCTGCTATTTACCCAGTCTGTGCCAATCTCACTACCCTCAACTGTAGCTTCGCCGAGATAACTGCTGATGAGCTGAAGCCCGTGATCCACCATTGCCATAATCTTCAGAAATTCTGG GTTCTTGACACGGTGCGTGATGAGGGGCTTCAAGCAGTGGCAGCCACATGTAAGGACCTCCGAGAGCTGAGGGTGTTCCCTTTAAATGCAACAGAGGACTCCGAGGGGTTTGTCTCAGATGTTGGTCTTGCAGCTATTTCTCAGGGTTGCCGGAGACTCCGATCAATTCTATATTTCTGCCAGCAGATGACTAATAAGGCAGTTATAACAATGTCCAAGAATTGCCAGGAACTTGTTGTGTTTCGCCTTTGTATCATGGGTCGCCACCTCCCTGACCACCTTACCAAGGAGCCCATGGATGAGGGATTTGGGGCTATAGTGATGAATTGCAAGAAGCTAACCAGGCTTGCAGTTTCGGGGTTGCTCACCGACAAGGCATTTGGGTATATTGGAAAATATGGGAAGTCAATAAGAACTTTATCTGTTGCTTTTGCAGGGGACAGTGACGTGGGGCTAAGGTATGTGCTCGAAGGGTGCCCCAAATTGCAGAAGCTTGAGATCAGGGATAGCCCTTTTGGGGATCCAGCACTCCTCTCGGGGATTCACCAATACTATAATATGAGGTTCTTGTGGATGAATTCGTGCAAGCTGTCTATTAGGGGTTGCAACGATGTAGCTCAGAGGTTGCCTCGCTTGATCGTTGAAGTGATTAGAGATCGGCCTGAAGCTGATGATGAGACTGTCGAGAAATTATACATGTATCGTTCCCTAGCAGGGCCAAGAAATGATGCACCGCCTTTTGTGATGATCTTATAG